The following coding sequences are from one Fimbriimonadaceae bacterium window:
- a CDS encoding ABC transporter permease produces MKFGEFMQKWGVLIAFFALLGFNMVTQQKVFLNPDNLRNLFSQNCEVGFISIGMTLLIVSGGIDLSVGSLMALAGGVGILAMNKVIEGKGAEGAAVMAGVLASVAVGTVGGLVNGLLVTVGRIAPFVATLGGLLAFRSLTQALSDGGTINSLSTGAFENIASAGVPVPFIMGTNGKPLTVQFIVIAFVLAVVAATFLLERTPYGRRVVAVGANEKAALYAAVPVNQVKIVTYCLVGLCVGLAAVIGASKLNSVSSSSSGSFYELDAIAAVVIGGTSLVGGRGRVWGTLVGVLLLGMITTMLVASGVSIYWQGVVKGTIILLAVLIQRGQKSG; encoded by the coding sequence TTGAAGTTCGGCGAGTTCATGCAGAAGTGGGGCGTCTTGATCGCCTTCTTTGCCTTGTTGGGGTTCAACATGGTCACCCAACAGAAGGTCTTTCTCAACCCAGACAACCTGCGCAACCTCTTTTCCCAGAACTGCGAGGTCGGCTTCATATCGATCGGGATGACCTTGCTGATCGTCAGTGGCGGCATCGACCTGAGCGTGGGGAGCCTCATGGCCCTGGCCGGGGGCGTGGGGATCTTGGCCATGAACAAGGTCATCGAGGGGAAAGGGGCCGAAGGGGCTGCCGTCATGGCCGGGGTCCTGGCATCGGTCGCGGTCGGGACGGTGGGAGGGTTGGTCAACGGGCTCCTCGTCACCGTCGGGCGGATCGCGCCTTTTGTCGCGACCTTGGGTGGACTGCTGGCGTTCCGGTCGTTGACCCAAGCCTTATCGGACGGGGGGACGATCAACTCGCTCAGCACCGGCGCGTTTGAGAACATCGCCTCCGCCGGTGTCCCGGTGCCGTTTATCATGGGCACGAACGGCAAGCCGTTGACGGTCCAGTTCATCGTCATCGCTTTTGTCCTTGCCGTGGTGGCGGCGACGTTCCTCCTGGAGCGCACGCCGTACGGGCGACGGGTCGTGGCTGTCGGCGCCAACGAAAAGGCCGCGCTCTATGCCGCCGTCCCGGTCAACCAGGTCAAGATCGTCACCTACTGTCTGGTCGGCCTGTGCGTCGGGCTTGCCGCCGTCATCGGGGCGTCCAAGCTCAACTCCGTCTCTAGTTCATCGTCAGGTTCGTTCTACGAACTCGACGCGATCGCCGCGGTCGTGATCGGCGGCACGAGCCTGGTAGGCGGGCGGGGCCGGGTCTGGGGCACCTTGGTGGGGGTGTTGTTGCTGGGCATGATCACCACGATGCTGGTCGCGTCGGGGGTCAGCATCTATTGGCAAGGCGTCGTCAAAGGGACGATCATCCTGCTCGCCGTGCTCATCCAGCGCGGTCAGAAGAGCGGGTAG